The Chryseobacterium shigense genome segment GTCTTAATAAAGGTTATCAAACTTGATGAAAATTTTGGAAAATAATTAACTGTTATACTTCTGCTAACAATGTACAGCATATACAAAACACCAGCCTCTTTTGACTGGTGTTTCTTTATTAAATTACCAGGTGCAGCGAATCAATATACTTAATATTTTTAACTTCTAAATTTTTTCTTAACGGTTAGAATTTTACGTTTCAGATTGCTTCACTTCCATTCCAATCATAAAATATAATAAACTGTCAGTCAATATTATATTTTAAAAATGTAATATTTTATCATAAATTTAAAGTAAAAGTAAACGTCAATACGTCATACATAACATCAACAGAAAAAAAATGAATCCAATCAAAATAATTCTTACGGGAGCAACCGGTATGGTAGGTGAAGGTGTTTTAATGGAATGCCTCGAAAACCCTGATATCTCCGAAATATTAAGTGTAAGCAGGAAGCCTTCAGGGAAAACACATGCCAAGCTCAAAGAATATCTGGTTCCCGATTTTCTCTCTATAAGCCTGAATGATGAAAACCTCAAAGGCTACGATGCCTGTTTCTTCTGTGCAGGAATCAGCAGCGTAGGAATGAATGAAGAAGACTATACTAAAATTACCTACGAAACCACCATTCACTTTGCCCAGGCAGTTCTGAACCAAAACCCGGAAATGGTCTTCAATTATGTTTCGGGAGCTTCTACCGACAGTACGGAAAGCGGAAAAATGATGTGGGCAAGGGTAAAAGGCAGAACGGAAAATACGTTAAAAAAGATGGGTTTCAGGAATGCATTCAATTTCCGCCCGGGATTTATGAAACCCGTTGAAGGTCAAATTAATGTAAAATGGTTCTTCAAGCCATTTATTTGGTTTTTTCCTGTTGTATTCCCCTCAAAATCATTAACTTTACATGAAGTGGGCATAGCAATGATCAAC includes the following:
- a CDS encoding NAD-dependent epimerase/dehydratase family protein, whose translation is MNPIKIILTGATGMVGEGVLMECLENPDISEILSVSRKPSGKTHAKLKEYLVPDFLSISLNDENLKGYDACFFCAGISSVGMNEEDYTKITYETTIHFAQAVLNQNPEMVFNYVSGASTDSTESGKMMWARVKGRTENTLKKMGFRNAFNFRPGFMKPVEGQINVKWFFKPFIWFFPVVFPSKSLTLHEVGIAMINAVHKGYPTSTLEIRDIKNLAI